The nucleotide window CTACTGATGCCGAGTATATGGCTATTTCTGAGGCATGCAAAGAAGCTATCTGGTTGAAAGGTTTATACACCGAGCTTTGTGGAGATTCATCTTGCCCTACCATATTTTCTGACAGTCAAAGTGCCATATATCTTACAAAGAATCCAATGTATCATGAGAGGACAAAGCACATTGATATCAGATTTCATTATATTCGAGATGTTGTTGCTGAAGGCAATTTGAAGGTATGCAAGATAAGTACTCATGATAATCCTGCTGATATGATGACAAAGCCAGTTCCAACCAATAAGTTTGAGCTTTGCTCAGGCTTAGTTGGTATTTCTCACTAGTCCTATGGACTTTGACGCACAAGGTGTTTATGCTGATTTGGATGGAGCTATTCACTTTCTTCGACTACTGGAGGGAATCTGGCTCAAGGTGGAGATTGTTAAATTGTGATCCAAATTCTAGTACCGGGTTGGACTAGACGTAGTACAACCGGTGTGGGCTTTTGCGTTGGCGTCGACGCGTACGAGTACAACTCGTTTACTTGTCCTACAAGGACTCCTATGTGTTGCCCCTTTTATATACCCCATATAGTCGCACCTCAGACGGTCTGTCATCTCGTGCTTGTAATACTCCTCCTCATAATGATTGCGCCTTCGTGCGTCCGTGGTTTTCTCCCGCAAGGGTTTCCACGTAAAAATCCGTGTCTCCATGTCTCATTTATTTTTTGTTATTATCTAACAAGACTTTCGTGCGTGATTCTCCACAGGAATTGCCACAAATTTGGAGGGCACCGACTGGACCAAATGTTATTCTAGGAAAATTGCCCCTCCCGATCATGAGCTGTTACCTGTTAGACCCACGGAACTTCCCCTCGGCTTCTCTACCATCCGATGTAGTTTATAAGCATCTGACCTGATTCAACAAAACATCAGGCAAATGACATGGTTGCATGTCCCCACTAGCACTCCTCTTTGAACCCATGAAAATATCTGCCGTGcctcctttttcttcttcttgcgCTTTTAGTTGCGGATTTGGTCAAGTAAAATGGTCCAGTGACCGCGCTCAATTTACACACAGTTGCTGAACGGTGCTGAAATGTTGGAGTTTGTTCTTCTTGCTTGCTACACACTTGAGAGTTTCCAGCTGGAACTGTGGAAGGAAGGCCAAACATGATCTGTTTGAACAACACATCCGCAGATTTAGTGCGTATGCTGTGTTGTGTTTCTTGCCAAGAGTTTACCGTCTTCCAGGCCTTGAGAAACCAGTTGGTGTTGGCCTTCAGGTACATGGCGTCCGGAGCCCAGCAGTGAATAATACACCTTCAGGTACATGGACTGATTCATGCTCGACAAGATCCCAAAGAGAGATAGCGCATGCCTGTCTTCATTGCTTAATTTGCTTTCCCCTGAAAACACACGGATTTCATAAAGAGATGCCCATGTGAACATGCTAAATGCAACGAGGAGTGCATGCCCGGACCAATGAATGAACGGCTAACAGAACAATCATCAGCGTGATGTTAAAATTGTAGTTCAGAGTCATGGCTAAACTCAGACCAATGATGTCTAGAGATCACACGTCAAACAACATAAGTGCTTAATACTTCGATCAGGCTCATCGCAAAGCAAACAAGTTATGTCATCGACTTGTTGCCTAATACTAACTAGCAATATTCATGCAGAAACGAGCTGACTGGCTCAAAGTTAAGGATAACTTTCTTAGCTTTGAGAGCTGCAATAACTTGAGAGGAATCTGCTGACACCAAAAGGTAGTCAGTGCTAATGTTACACCCTTTTGCTTTCCAGACAATGATGAACTGGACAAGCGCGCTTCCGGACTTTGATTCGTTGCATGCTCAGTTCCATTGAAACGCTCATAATGAGCACTGTTTTCTTACAACGTTTCTTTTGTCCCACGCGCTTGCACATCTGTTTCCTTTTTTATCCATGCAGAGGAATTCATGCTGACCAGTTGCGTATTTATTTTTCAATTCAGAGCCGGAGCTCAGGTCTCATCCGCCATTGGCCTGTTTTCCTCGCACAGATGCCATTTTTGGTGTGTAGAATTCGAGAGCCAACTCCGCATAACTGCATCGGCATGATATTGAAGCCTCTTGTAGTGGCCGTAGTGAGGGAGTTTGTTGGCTTTTCTGACAATTTAGTAGTAGCATTATTCTGATACATTCAAACTTAATAGTCTACCGAACTGCAGAGAAAGCTTTGGTGGAAATCATTGGAAGTTCATAGAAAGTTTATGTGCTTTGACTCCTTAACTATATAACTTGATTGTTTCCCCACGGACAATGCTTGAGAAATGTATGTTAGTTTGATATGAATAATGAATGAGGTTCGCATAATTTCTTCTGTCAGGAATTTGGAGACGGAACGGTTCATTCGATTATAATTCTACCTGGTTCTGCCTTCCTTTCAGGCAATCGCATGCTATGGAATCACATTACTTCCAGCTACAACTACTAGCACATTTTCTATGGTCTATCGAAACAAAAGCTCCAGATTTATAACATACAAGGTTCACATTAGATTAGTGCACTATTGGGAGGAACTACACTGAAACGCATGGATTAATGTTGTTGATTCATGAATTTAAACAAGGCAATACTTCAACCAATGAATGTACAAGCAATGAACATCTGTAATTATGATCGGTTGGATCAGGCATTGTGTTTTTGCTTGCCAAATCTATTGCATGGTTCAATTAATGATGAAACCCGAAAAAAATAAGAACCTTTCTCTTCCAATAAACAAATCCTCCTCTCAAAAAAGAACTCCTTCCAGACAGAAATTTTTGTGGATGATTTATGAGCTCCTGGAGTTACCTAATGTGCAGTCATAGGTAGTGAAGACCCAAACATTCCATTGTCATGTCCTTGCTGCCAGCCAACTCCTGTAAGGCTGGAACACATGAAGAAAAAGAACCATCCTGAACAGCAGATGCAGTATTTTTTTTATATAATCAGCAATATGAAGATAATGTACTCCCATTATCTACCTGAAGATCATTTTGGTTTTTCCATCTCAAGTGCGATCTCAACGAGCTGAATATTTCCGAGTAGTGAACCAGCCTTGCACGAGGGGAGGAAAGAGAAGCCATCCAGAAGCTTCAAACATTTTAAACCCCACTTCACCATAAAAGATTCACTCAAGTGATGACCACTGCGCAAAACAATCAAAACGATATATTAGGTGAGTAGCTCCCAGCAGTTTTATCTAGTGGAGAAGGATGAAGAATTTCTTGGAACCTGCGATTGTGGTATATGGTAATGAATAGCACCCCAGGAGAATTTTCCAGGATGATGGTAACCATTGCAGAGATCATCAAATTCTTACCAAAGTAGATGCAAAACTTGTCTCTAATGTATTATGAAACAACAACCAGAGTGAGGAAGATAAGGATTTTATGATAAATAATGTAAAGAAAAAGTATACCCAAGCAACTaggagaaggttcttaggcactGGACCAAGATTTTCACATTATCATTGTCACTGTAACCACAATTCTTGGAGACCCCTGTTTTGTCTTGCAAATTCTTTCCCATAAATCTAGGTTCATAAAATGCCTTCCCAAAACCATCTACGGAGTACATCATGAAGAAGGCACAGAGCAATAATATACAACACAATTAGTGCACAGAGAAATACACGAGGATAAGACTGACTAGCTAGGGAACTTGCACAGGGCTGCAATGCAGTTCTACACCTGAATTAACAGACCATCCATTGCATAGAGACAATTTGCCCATATGTTGGATATTTCTGATACTGCAGCATATAGGCAAATTACAGGACGAGACAAAAGCAAGACGCAGAACTACAATCTATGTAGAGTGCTTCTTACGCTTTTTCGAAGCAAGCTTGGCAATGACCTCATTCAAAATAGAGGGGTAAGTCATCATTAAATGCCCCCAGCCATTAGTTGACATTACCCTTTTCAAACAGGAGGAAGATTGAGCTTGAATAAACTTGAAGCACGCCATCTTCAACCCGCTGCAGTCGTGCTGCTCGGCCAGAACAAGAGTGGACGCCACCGAACTCACACCTATGTCCTCAGACAACCGCTTTTCACAGATGAACTTGAGGTGTTGGAGGTCATATCTGTCTGCCGCCGTAAATAAGCCTTGCAGCCATTGCAGATGCATTTCATCCTCTTCTTGTCCTTGTTCCACATCTTGTGCTTCCTCCCGCACGCATTCCTTCTCCATCTCAGGGAATGAATCTGTGTAGATGAACCTAAGCAAAGCCCTGAACACTTTTGCCTCCATGTCTTCGATCCGTATGACACTGGACGTGGTGCCCTCCTTCATGGGGCCAAAGAGCTGCGCCATGAAGACCGTCGACCGGGCAGCAAGCACGCACCGGTGCGCAGCGAACGTCTCGCCGCTGACCTCGAATGTCACATCAGCACCCACCTTACTCTCAAGGAGAGTGCTAAAATGCTGGCATATGTAGCGAGGCGGGCCGGTGCCACTGGCATCATCCTCCTCGCAGCAGATCATGATGTCGCAGCGGACGGTGAAACCATCACGCCTCATATTCTCCGACCGTTCAAGGGCGTCTTTCCTCATGAACTTGCGGTGGCCTCGGGAACCGCCATGGGGGAAGCTGCACGTCTCGGTCCCAAGAATGTACACCGGCTTCTGCTTCTCGGCCTGGTCGACGAAACTGAGACTGAACTTGGCATCCACGGCATTGTTGAGATAGTCGTCGAGACGGCAGACGTAGAGAGAGACGAAGTCGGCGCAGCTCGGGTTGTCGCCGTTGGGGAAGAGCTCGATCTGCCACGTGTGGCATCCGACCCTGAAGGGCCGGGAGATGATGCTCTCCCCGGTAGGCGCCTTCTCCTTGGCGCGCGAGTAGTC belongs to Triticum urartu cultivar G1812 chromosome 7, Tu2.1, whole genome shotgun sequence and includes:
- the LOC125524996 gene encoding BTB/POZ and MATH domain-containing protein 2-like; translation: MSSFAGVSVVDGVDLCPPCAGSACETSADCGYHLLVVQDYSRAKEKAPTGESIISRPFRVGCHTWQIELFPNGDNPSCADFVSLYVCRLDDYLNNAVDAKFSLSFVDQAEKQKPVYILGTETCSFPHGGSRGHRKFMRKDALERSENMRRDGFTVRCDIMICCEEDDASGTGPPRYICQHFSTLLESKVGADVTFEVSGETFAAHRCVLAARSTVFMAQLFGPMKEGTTSSVIRIEDMEAKVFRALLRFIYTDSFPEMEKECVREEAQDVEQGQEEDEMHLQWLQGLFTAADRYDLQHLKFICEKRLSEDIGVSSVASTLVLAEQHDCSGLKMACFKFIQAQSSSCLKRVMSTNGWGHLMMTYPSILNEVIAKLASKKRKKHST